Proteins from one Deltaproteobacteria bacterium genomic window:
- a CDS encoding PIN domain-containing protein has protein sequence MISLDTNILLYALNADCSENKNARHFLNELSSNKNVVVCELVLVELYLLLRNPAVIKKALSATKAAALCNSFRNHPRWRLVDCAPIMTKVWQLATHKNFARRRIIDARLAFTLLHHGVTEFATHNVADFADFGFSKVSDPIENKYS, from the coding sequence ATGATTTCATTAGATACTAATATTCTGCTTTATGCACTTAATGCTGACTGTAGCGAAAATAAAAACGCTCGACATTTTTTAAATGAACTTTCGTCCAACAAAAACGTCGTAGTTTGTGAACTTGTTTTGGTTGAATTGTATTTACTGCTGCGCAACCCCGCCGTAATTAAAAAGGCGCTTTCTGCAACGAAAGCTGCTGCACTATGCAATAGCTTTAGAAATCATCCACGATGGCGATTAGTTGATTGTGCACCTATAATGACAAAAGTGTGGCAATTAGCAACTCATAAAAATTTTGCACGCCGCCGTATTATCGATGCGCGTTTAGCTTTTACTCTATTGCATCATGGCGTAACTGAATTTGCTACCCATAATGTTGCTGATTTTGCAGATTTCGGTTTTAGTAAAGTCTCAGATCCAATTGAAAATAAATATAGTTGA